In Pseudobacter ginsenosidimutans, the following are encoded in one genomic region:
- a CDS encoding VOC family protein, giving the protein MVQQIFVNLPVKDLNKTKEFFANLGFTFNEQFTNEAAACMILGENIYAMLLVEPFFQSFLNKEVGDPAKSAQGIYALAVGSRAEVDQLADKALATGGTFTKEPQDHGWMYGRSFADINGHQWEVLYMDESAIPEDVANSESQNN; this is encoded by the coding sequence ATGGTACAACAAATCTTCGTGAACCTACCGGTGAAAGACCTGAACAAGACAAAGGAATTCTTTGCAAATCTTGGTTTCACCTTCAATGAACAATTCACCAATGAAGCTGCTGCCTGCATGATTCTTGGTGAGAATATCTATGCGATGCTGCTGGTGGAGCCTTTCTTCCAGAGCTTTCTCAATAAAGAAGTAGGTGATCCCGCCAAATCTGCTCAGGGCATCTATGCGTTGGCGGTAGGCAGTCGAGCTGAAGTGGATCAACTCGCGGACAAGGCCCTTGCCACCGGCGGCACTTTTACCAAAGAACCGCAGGACCATGGCTGGATGTATGGCCGCAGTTTTGCTGACATCAACGGCCACCAATGGGAAGTGCTGTACATGGACGAGTCCGCGATTCCGGAAGATGTTGCCAATTCAGAGTCTCAGAATAACTAG
- a CDS encoding GlxA family transcriptional regulator, whose product MKHISILVPQGALLGSIEGPRQVFSEVNTMVMGQLGKPPMFKVELVGLTKDIPVYDGLYTIKADQLIKDIPKTDLIIIPALEGDVAKAIEKNQDFIPWIIRQHSQGAEVASLCIGAFLLASTGLVNGRKVSTHWIAADAFRKAFPEVDLVEDRILTDENGIYSSGGAFSYLNLLLYLIEKYAGREIAVVCSKTFQIDIDRNSQSPFMMFKGQKTHEDDTIHRAQDFIEKNVQEKISVDQLATMLALSRRNLERRFKKATSNTVVEYIQRVRVEAAKQNLESSRDNVNEVMYKVGYTDSKAFRSTFKRITGLSPVQYRQKYNRLTLSEN is encoded by the coding sequence ATGAAACATATATCAATCCTTGTACCACAGGGTGCGCTGCTGGGCAGCATCGAAGGTCCCCGGCAGGTGTTTTCAGAAGTCAACACAATGGTGATGGGCCAGCTTGGCAAACCACCCATGTTCAAAGTTGAACTGGTGGGGCTCACGAAAGATATTCCTGTGTATGATGGCCTGTACACCATCAAAGCGGATCAACTTATTAAAGACATTCCCAAAACAGACCTCATTATCATTCCTGCACTGGAAGGCGACGTGGCGAAAGCTATAGAAAAGAACCAGGATTTCATTCCCTGGATCATTCGTCAACACAGCCAGGGAGCAGAAGTAGCCAGTTTATGTATTGGCGCTTTTCTGCTTGCATCAACAGGGCTGGTGAATGGCAGGAAAGTATCCACACACTGGATCGCAGCAGATGCTTTCCGTAAAGCCTTCCCTGAAGTGGACCTGGTGGAAGACAGGATCCTTACAGATGAGAATGGTATCTACTCCAGCGGTGGCGCCTTCTCTTATCTCAATCTGCTGCTCTATCTCATCGAGAAATATGCAGGCAGGGAGATTGCAGTTGTTTGTTCCAAAACATTCCAGATCGATATCGACAGGAACAGTCAATCGCCATTCATGATGTTCAAAGGACAAAAAACGCATGAAGACGATACCATCCATCGCGCACAGGATTTCATCGAGAAGAATGTGCAGGAGAAAATTTCTGTTGATCAACTGGCAACCATGCTGGCATTGAGCCGCCGCAACCTGGAACGCCGTTTCAAGAAAGCCACCAGCAATACTGTAGTGGAATATATTCAACGCGTTCGCGTGGAAGCCGCCAAACAAAATCTCGAATCTTCCCGGGATAACGTGAATGAAGTGATGTATAAAGTAGGCTATACCGATTCAAAAGCATTCAGGTCAACTTTCAAGCGCATTACGGGACTGTCGCCTGTTCAGTACAGGCAGAAGTACAACAGGCTAACATTGTCTGAGAACTAA
- a CDS encoding SRPBCC family protein — MASQPVIVERVYQAPASRVWKAITNEDDMRKWYFDVSGFKPEVGYEFEFTGGTETEQWRHLCKVLEVVPGKLLKHSWRYDGYPGNSFVTWELFDEGDTTRVRLTHEGLETFPSEVAGFNINNFKEGWNDILENMLRKYVQE, encoded by the coding sequence ATGGCCAGTCAACCAGTAATAGTTGAAAGAGTGTACCAGGCGCCAGCCAGCCGCGTCTGGAAAGCGATCACCAATGAAGACGATATGCGTAAATGGTATTTCGATGTTTCAGGTTTCAAGCCCGAAGTGGGTTATGAATTTGAATTCACCGGAGGCACTGAAACCGAGCAGTGGCGCCATCTCTGCAAAGTGCTGGAAGTTGTGCCCGGCAAATTGCTGAAGCATTCCTGGCGATATGACGGATATCCGGGCAACAGTTTCGTTACCTGGGAATTATTTGATGAAGGCGATACCACCAGGGTGCGGCTCACACATGAGGGATTGGAAACTTTCCCATCAGAAGTGGCAGGATTCAATATCAACAACTTCAAAGAGGGTTGGAACGATATCCTGGAAAATATGCTGCGCAAGTATGTTCAGGAATAA
- a CDS encoding family 10 glycosylhydrolase, whose translation MFNRLTCIVAIALISLLQACSGTKKSTTNNAVSETRTPYQPAQREFRAAWVATVANIDWPSKRGLSTAEQQAEAIKLLDFLQAHNFNAVIFQARPQADALYQSNLEPWSYYLSGEQGKAPSPYYDPLQFWIDESHKRGMELHVWLNPYRAHHTVGGPVTDSSIVKRKPELVLKLKDGNYWWFDPAKQGTKDHSTAVVMDIVKRYDIDGIHFDDYFYPYPDYNKFEDFPDNESWQAYVNGGGKLSRGDWRRDAVNSFIENLYKEIKSTKKNVKFGLSPFGMYRPGYPASAEGFDQYEQLYADARLWWTKGWVDYFSPQLYWTITRPGLSFPVLLGWWARENQHQRHLWPGMSVGRDTSAANTREIQNQIMITRGMDAVAPGTIHWNISSLIRNPALAQGILDGPYKRNALAPASPWLDDKIPAAPTVTHSIIGDSLQISWKHADAKNIFRSVVYFQYGIRKLDYLILNQGITSIRIPLMLDEKSKPILTNIAVTSVTRMGNESKLELVPVTNIPASVKLMALKITARSGWNAAAPKPFKTHTPVRITIHHEGTLFDSTKDAAKHIKNVQTWGMGPDRNWADIPYHFLIAPDGTIYEGRDVNTVGETATEYDPTGHLLITCLGNLNEQPIPARQLEALAKMIAYTARKYNISPDTIASHKDYSSKTDCPGKNLYQHLQDGSLKAKVLAYLKIEK comes from the coding sequence ATGTTCAACAGGCTAACATGCATTGTCGCCATTGCTTTGATCTCATTGCTGCAAGCATGCAGCGGCACAAAGAAATCTACTACGAACAACGCAGTCAGTGAAACCCGTACACCTTACCAGCCTGCGCAACGCGAATTCCGCGCCGCCTGGGTGGCCACCGTTGCGAATATCGACTGGCCTTCCAAACGCGGCCTTAGCACTGCCGAACAACAGGCGGAAGCCATCAAACTGCTCGATTTCCTGCAGGCTCACAATTTCAATGCAGTGATTTTCCAGGCGCGTCCGCAGGCTGATGCACTTTATCAAAGCAATCTCGAACCCTGGAGCTATTATCTCTCGGGTGAACAGGGAAAAGCGCCCAGCCCCTATTACGATCCTCTTCAATTCTGGATCGATGAATCTCATAAACGCGGTATGGAACTGCATGTATGGCTGAATCCATATCGTGCACATCATACAGTGGGCGGACCGGTCACAGACAGTTCCATCGTAAAAAGAAAACCGGAACTGGTGCTGAAACTGAAAGACGGCAATTACTGGTGGTTCGATCCTGCCAAACAAGGAACCAAAGATCACAGCACTGCTGTAGTGATGGACATCGTGAAAAGATATGATATCGATGGCATTCATTTCGACGACTACTTCTATCCATATCCCGACTACAATAAGTTTGAAGACTTCCCCGATAATGAAAGCTGGCAGGCTTATGTGAACGGCGGCGGGAAATTATCGCGCGGCGACTGGCGAAGAGATGCCGTGAACAGTTTCATCGAAAATCTGTACAAGGAGATCAAATCCACAAAGAAGAATGTGAAGTTCGGATTGAGCCCCTTCGGAATGTATCGCCCCGGTTATCCGGCATCAGCAGAAGGTTTTGATCAGTATGAACAATTGTATGCAGATGCCAGGCTTTGGTGGACTAAAGGCTGGGTGGATTATTTTTCGCCACAACTCTACTGGACTATCACCCGTCCTGGCCTGAGCTTTCCTGTCTTACTCGGATGGTGGGCGCGTGAAAACCAGCACCAGCGGCATCTCTGGCCCGGCATGAGCGTAGGCCGCGATACCAGCGCAGCCAATACTCGCGAGATACAGAACCAGATCATGATCACCCGCGGCATGGACGCGGTAGCTCCCGGCACTATACATTGGAATATTTCGTCGCTGATCCGCAATCCGGCACTGGCACAGGGAATCCTCGACGGCCCTTACAAAAGGAATGCACTGGCGCCGGCAAGCCCCTGGCTCGATGATAAAATTCCGGCAGCGCCCACTGTTACACATAGCATCATCGGCGACTCGCTTCAGATCAGCTGGAAACATGCCGACGCCAAAAATATCTTCCGTTCTGTAGTGTATTTCCAATATGGCATTCGAAAACTGGATTACCTGATCCTGAACCAGGGCATAACCTCCATTCGCATCCCATTGATGCTGGATGAAAAAAGCAAACCAATTCTCACCAATATCGCTGTTACTTCGGTTACACGTATGGGTAATGAAAGTAAATTGGAGCTGGTGCCCGTCACCAATATTCCGGCCAGTGTGAAACTGATGGCATTGAAGATCACAGCCCGTTCCGGCTGGAATGCTGCGGCGCCCAAACCATTCAAAACACATACACCTGTTCGCATTACTATCCACCACGAAGGCACATTATTCGACTCCACCAAAGATGCAGCAAAGCATATCAAGAATGTACAGACCTGGGGCATGGGACCAGACCGCAACTGGGCTGACATTCCCTATCATTTCCTCATTGCGCCCGACGGCACCATTTATGAAGGAAGGGATGTGAACACCGTTGGCGAAACAGCTACCGAGTATGATCCAACCGGCCATTTGCTCATCACCTGCCTGGGTAACCTGAATGAACAACCGATTCCTGCCAGGCAACTGGAAGCGCTTGCGAAGATGATTGCCTACACTGCCAGGAAATACAATATCTCTCCGGACACTATCGCGTCGCATAAAGATTATTCCTCCAAAACCGATTGCCCCGGAAAGAACCTTTATCAGCACCTGCAGGACGGATCACTCAAAGCCAAAGTACTGGCTTACCTGAAAATAGAAAAATGA
- a CDS encoding FadR/GntR family transcriptional regulator: MQLKKQAFANSRSFPTFGSSDDMMNSSQPLKRQSLADEVAGRMEQQITRGAYKPGDQLPTEPELMQHFGVGRSSIREAVKILVNRGMVKVQQGVGMFIITTEPKESLSNKLMGAHYQDLNEVRLLLEVKIAEKAAIHRNAKDLSKMKAFLKDRARFAKEKNMEETIQADINFHTAIAEASGNPILIDLYKTIATHMKQSFMDRYKDTSRFLSSQDLHEGLLESITEKDPARALIMATKISTHSK, from the coding sequence ATGCAACTCAAAAAGCAGGCATTTGCAAATTCCCGATCATTCCCTACCTTTGGGTCATCAGATGATATGATGAACTCCAGTCAACCTTTAAAACGACAGTCCCTCGCCGATGAAGTGGCGGGCCGCATGGAGCAGCAGATCACCCGTGGCGCCTATAAGCCCGGCGATCAGTTGCCTACCGAGCCCGAGCTCATGCAACATTTCGGAGTTGGCAGGTCCAGCATCCGCGAAGCGGTGAAGATCCTCGTCAACAGGGGCATGGTGAAAGTGCAACAGGGAGTAGGGATGTTCATCATTACCACAGAACCGAAAGAATCACTTTCCAACAAGCTCATGGGAGCGCATTACCAGGACCTCAATGAAGTGCGTCTCCTGCTGGAAGTGAAGATTGCCGAGAAAGCCGCTATTCATCGCAACGCCAAAGATCTTTCAAAGATGAAGGCGTTTTTGAAAGATCGCGCCCGCTTTGCCAAAGAGAAGAATATGGAAGAAACCATCCAGGCGGACATCAATTTCCATACGGCCATTGCTGAAGCCTCCGGTAATCCTATTCTGATCGATCTCTATAAAACGATTGCCACACATATGAAACAATCATTCATGGACAGGTACAAGGATACCTCCAGGTTCCTTTCATCCCAGGACCTCCATGAAGGATTGCTGGAAAGCATTACTGAAAAAGACCCTGCGCGGGCGTTGATCATGGCAACAAAGATCAGTACCCACAGCAAGTAA
- a CDS encoding MFS transporter — protein sequence MQTTTLTQEEKQTAQKLAEGTVFSVLIALSITHLLNDTLQSLIPAMYPLLRDSLHLDFSQIGLITLTFQMSASLLQPVVGFVTDKKPQPFSLAIGMSFTLLGLISLSMAHTFGMVLVSVALVGIGSAIFHPEASRLAYMAAGGRHGMAQSLFQVGGNAGSSLGPLLAAAIIVPLGQFHVIWFSLAALLAIFIMLRISTWYKQNTHRIKPKKSRANGMPHVQLSQGKVIFSVVILLVLIFSKYFYMTSLTSYYTFYLIDKFHISVQSAQIHLFIFLFSIAAGTFIGGPLGDRIGRKYVIWISILGCAPFTLLMPHANLFWTSILSVFIGVILSSAFSAILVYAQELMPGKVGMIAGLFFGFAFGMAGVGSALLGKLADATSISYVYDVCAWLPLIGILTAFLPNIEGTRKRTKA from the coding sequence ATGCAAACCACTACGCTCACACAGGAAGAAAAACAAACAGCCCAGAAACTGGCAGAAGGAACGGTGTTTTCTGTATTGATCGCACTCAGTATAACGCACCTGCTCAATGATACCTTGCAATCATTGATCCCTGCGATGTACCCGCTTTTGAGGGATTCATTACATCTCGATTTCTCACAGATCGGATTGATAACGCTTACCTTTCAGATGTCGGCCTCCCTGTTGCAGCCGGTGGTAGGATTTGTTACAGATAAAAAACCGCAGCCTTTTTCGCTGGCCATCGGTATGAGTTTTACATTGCTGGGACTTATTTCCCTGTCGATGGCTCACACCTTTGGAATGGTACTGGTATCGGTAGCACTGGTGGGTATCGGTTCTGCCATCTTTCATCCGGAAGCTTCCAGGCTGGCATATATGGCGGCGGGTGGCCGTCACGGTATGGCACAATCGCTTTTCCAGGTAGGCGGTAATGCGGGCAGTTCGCTCGGCCCTTTGCTGGCTGCGGCCATTATCGTACCACTCGGACAGTTCCATGTGATCTGGTTTTCCCTTGCGGCCTTGCTGGCCATATTCATCATGCTGCGGATCAGCACCTGGTATAAACAGAACACACATCGTATCAAACCAAAGAAGAGCCGGGCTAACGGCATGCCACATGTGCAATTGTCGCAGGGCAAAGTGATCTTCTCGGTGGTGATCCTGCTGGTACTGATCTTCTCGAAGTATTTTTACATGACCAGTCTCACCAGCTACTATACATTCTACCTGATCGATAAATTCCATATTTCTGTGCAGAGCGCTCAGATCCATCTTTTCATATTCCTGTTTTCCATTGCTGCCGGTACTTTCATCGGCGGACCTTTGGGCGATCGTATAGGAAGAAAATATGTGATCTGGATCTCGATCCTGGGCTGTGCGCCCTTCACTTTGCTGATGCCACATGCCAACCTTTTCTGGACCTCCATACTGAGTGTGTTCATTGGTGTTATCCTCAGCTCTGCTTTCTCCGCCATCCTGGTGTATGCGCAGGAACTGATGCCGGGTAAAGTGGGAATGATTGCCGGTCTCTTCTTCGGATTTGCTTTCGGTATGGCTGGTGTTGGATCTGCCCTGCTTGGAAAACTTGCAGATGCTACCAGTATCAGTTATGTGTATGATGTGTGTGCCTGGTTACCGCTGATCGGTATCCTCACAGCCTTCCTCCCCAATATCGAAGGCACCAGGAAACGTACAAAAGCATAA
- a CDS encoding Crp/Fnr family transcriptional regulator, which produces MYEILLKNITRRIALTNEEIELFTGLLTTKKLKRRQFLVQEGEFNKYSAFVTSGCLRSYTVDKNGFEHVLQFAPQDWWIADIASFLHNLPGTLFIDAIWESEVILIQRSGIEKLYQTIPQFERYFRILAENALVTYQRRLMDNLSLTARERYDHFCGSYPSLIETLPQKQVAAYIGVTPEFLSKMLNSGTGRKGSSGKELNAD; this is translated from the coding sequence ATGTACGAGATCCTGTTGAAGAATATAACCCGGAGGATTGCGCTCACCAATGAAGAAATCGAGCTCTTCACCGGTTTGCTGACCACCAAAAAATTAAAACGCAGGCAATTCCTTGTTCAGGAAGGAGAGTTCAACAAATACTCTGCCTTTGTAACAAGTGGTTGCCTGCGATCTTATACAGTAGACAAGAATGGATTCGAGCATGTGCTGCAGTTTGCACCGCAGGACTGGTGGATTGCAGATATTGCCAGTTTCCTGCACAATCTTCCCGGCACGCTTTTCATCGATGCCATCTGGGAGAGTGAAGTGATCCTCATCCAGCGCTCAGGTATTGAAAAGCTCTATCAAACAATCCCCCAATTTGAACGTTACTTCAGGATACTGGCCGAGAATGCGCTGGTCACCTACCAGCGCAGGCTGATGGATAATCTCAGCCTCACTGCCCGCGAGCGCTATGACCATTTTTGTGGCAGTTATCCTTCACTCATCGAAACCCTTCCCCAGAAACAGGTGGCTGCCTATATCGGCGTTACCCCTGAATTCCTGAGCAAGATGCTGAATTCGGGAACAGGCCGTAAAGGAAGTTCCGGTAAAGAGCTTAATGCAGATTAA
- a CDS encoding pirin family protein translates to MKKVIENIFAKPEAAGMVGDGFRVYNYFPGARNFLPQKISPFLMLDFNAEVDFSPSETVRGVGVHPHKGFETVTIAYKGAVAHADSAGNSGVIYPGDVQWMTAGGGILHKEYHEEEYSKKGGPFEMVQLWVNLPKKFKQTPAKYQAITDADTGKAILADDSGYVRVIAGDFNGVKGPAFTFTPINMLDIRLNKSGNLTTSIPASHNTAILVVNGQVEVNGLQAPEHSFVLFRNEGEEISLKAHENSVLLLLSGEPIKEPVASYGPFVMNTQEELLEAIQEFNTGKFGTLE, encoded by the coding sequence ATGAAAAAAGTAATAGAAAATATTTTTGCAAAACCAGAAGCAGCCGGAATGGTGGGCGATGGTTTCAGGGTATACAATTATTTTCCCGGCGCCAGGAATTTCCTGCCGCAGAAGATCAGTCCTTTCCTGATGCTCGACTTCAATGCTGAAGTAGACTTCAGTCCTTCAGAAACCGTACGTGGCGTGGGTGTTCACCCTCACAAAGGTTTTGAAACGGTTACCATCGCTTACAAGGGAGCGGTAGCGCATGCAGACAGTGCCGGCAATTCCGGCGTGATCTATCCCGGGGATGTTCAATGGATGACAGCCGGCGGCGGCATCCTGCACAAAGAATATCACGAAGAAGAGTATTCCAAAAAAGGTGGCCCATTCGAAATGGTACAGCTTTGGGTGAACCTTCCCAAAAAATTCAAACAAACGCCTGCCAAATACCAGGCCATCACCGATGCAGATACAGGAAAGGCAATACTGGCGGACGATAGCGGCTATGTGCGCGTGATCGCGGGCGACTTCAATGGAGTGAAAGGCCCGGCCTTTACTTTCACACCCATCAACATGTTGGATATTCGCCTGAATAAAAGTGGTAACTTAACAACCTCGATCCCTGCATCTCACAATACAGCGATCCTGGTGGTGAATGGACAGGTGGAAGTGAACGGATTGCAAGCCCCCGAACACAGCTTTGTGCTTTTCCGTAACGAAGGAGAAGAGATTTCCCTCAAAGCCCATGAGAACAGTGTGCTGCTGCTGCTCAGCGGTGAACCCATCAAAGAACCCGTAGCCAGTTATGGTCCTTTTGTAATGAACACACAGGAAGAATTGCTGGAAGCCATCCAGGAATTCAACACAGGAAAATTCGGAACACTCGAATAA
- a CDS encoding pirin family protein produces MIKSIGHILLGREKQITKEETVIQPLPHKDFRFANPFIVIHHMRPEQIAPGSAARIHPHPHRGFAPVTFMLQGEGFHKDNAGHDGIISAGGSQWMFAGKGLLHSEGPTDKILKNGGTQELVQIWVNVPKAHKWDEPWYQQATKEEMPDVLKQEGTALKLVSGNYDNQKGPLDKSFTPVISVMGTIKKGTSVRFPANPGYWTLLYIANGALTFNDKEKVEEHHLVIFEKENDEFVVHADEDSTIIFLSAEPIDEPVAAKDNFVMNTAEEVEQAIVDYQNGVFGTLSY; encoded by the coding sequence ATGATAAAATCCATCGGACATATCCTTTTAGGAAGGGAAAAACAGATCACCAAAGAAGAGACGGTAATACAGCCCCTTCCACATAAGGATTTCAGGTTTGCGAATCCATTCATCGTGATCCATCACATGCGCCCGGAGCAGATTGCTCCCGGCTCAGCTGCGAGGATCCATCCTCATCCGCACAGAGGATTTGCCCCCGTTACTTTCATGCTGCAGGGCGAAGGATTCCATAAAGACAATGCAGGGCACGATGGCATCATCAGTGCAGGCGGCTCCCAGTGGATGTTTGCCGGCAAAGGATTATTGCACAGTGAAGGCCCTACAGACAAAATACTGAAGAACGGCGGAACGCAGGAGCTGGTGCAGATCTGGGTGAATGTGCCTAAAGCACACAAGTGGGATGAGCCCTGGTACCAGCAGGCCACCAAAGAGGAAATGCCCGATGTATTGAAGCAGGAAGGAACAGCACTGAAGCTGGTGAGTGGTAATTACGATAATCAGAAAGGCCCGCTGGATAAAAGTTTCACACCCGTGATCAGTGTGATGGGAACCATCAAAAAAGGAACCAGTGTTCGCTTCCCGGCTAATCCCGGTTACTGGACACTGTTATATATCGCCAACGGAGCCTTAACTTTCAACGATAAAGAGAAAGTGGAGGAGCATCACCTGGTGATCTTCGAAAAAGAAAATGATGAATTTGTGGTGCATGCCGATGAAGACAGTACCATCATTTTCCTTTCCGCAGAGCCCATCGATGAGCCGGTGGCGGCCAAAGACAATTTCGTGATGAATACAGCCGAAGAAGTAGAACAGGCAATAGTCGACT